One Curtobacterium herbarum genomic window carries:
- the xylB gene encoding xylulokinase, producing the protein MAEIASSATDPGGEDLLVAGVDSSTQSCKVVVRRASTGQVVRSGRATHPDGTEVDPAAWWDALGTAVADAGGLDDVAAIGIGGQQHGMVVLDADGRVIRPALLWNDVRSAAAAAEMVEELGREAWVARTGLVPVASFTATKLRWLRDAEPSHAARVAAVALPHDWLSWRLRGYGPADESPLGPDLDALATDGSDASGTAYWDPARREYDPELFALALGRPLRVAGTAEDGDAVVVPRVVEPAEAMGTLEQDVDLPGGARASRGLVVAAGAGDNAGAALGLGLAAGDVAVSLGTSGTVFGVTDTAIEDPSGTVAGFADATGSRLPIVTTLNAARVLEVIGGLLGVDHAELGRLALQAPAGADGLVLVPYFVGERTPNRPDATASLLGMTPGTTDRAHLARAAVEGMLCALADGLAAVERTGVTVERLLLIGGAAQNEAVRVVAAQVFGREVLVPEPGEYVAAGAARQAAWVVTGELPGWSIPTTSIPADPHPEVLERYRAAVG; encoded by the coding sequence GTGGCTGAGATCGCCTCCAGCGCGACCGACCCCGGCGGCGAGGACCTCCTCGTCGCCGGGGTCGACTCGTCCACGCAGTCCTGCAAGGTCGTCGTCCGCCGCGCCTCGACCGGCCAGGTCGTCCGCTCCGGCCGTGCCACGCACCCCGACGGCACCGAGGTCGACCCCGCCGCCTGGTGGGACGCCCTCGGCACCGCGGTCGCCGACGCCGGCGGCCTGGACGACGTCGCCGCGATCGGCATCGGCGGGCAGCAGCACGGCATGGTCGTGCTCGACGCCGACGGTCGCGTGATCCGCCCGGCACTGCTCTGGAACGACGTCCGCAGTGCGGCCGCCGCTGCCGAGATGGTCGAGGAACTCGGCCGGGAGGCATGGGTCGCCCGCACGGGTCTGGTCCCGGTGGCCTCGTTCACCGCCACGAAGCTGCGCTGGCTCCGCGACGCCGAGCCCTCGCACGCGGCCCGCGTGGCCGCCGTCGCGCTGCCGCACGACTGGCTGTCCTGGCGCCTCCGCGGCTACGGCCCGGCGGACGAGAGCCCGCTCGGCCCGGACCTGGACGCGCTCGCGACCGACGGTTCCGACGCCAGCGGCACCGCCTACTGGGACCCGGCCCGCCGCGAGTACGACCCGGAGCTGTTCGCGCTCGCGCTCGGCCGCCCGCTCCGGGTCGCCGGGACCGCCGAAGACGGGGACGCCGTCGTCGTGCCGCGCGTGGTGGAGCCGGCCGAGGCGATGGGGACCCTCGAGCAGGACGTCGACCTGCCGGGCGGTGCACGGGCCTCCCGTGGGCTCGTCGTCGCAGCGGGCGCCGGGGACAACGCCGGTGCCGCGCTCGGCCTCGGCCTGGCCGCTGGCGACGTCGCGGTGTCCCTCGGCACGAGCGGCACCGTGTTCGGCGTGACCGACACCGCGATCGAGGACCCGTCCGGCACCGTCGCCGGGTTCGCGGACGCCACGGGCTCCCGACTGCCGATCGTCACCACGCTGAACGCCGCGCGGGTGCTCGAGGTGATCGGCGGCCTGCTCGGCGTCGACCACGCCGAGCTCGGTCGACTGGCGCTGCAGGCCCCGGCCGGCGCCGACGGCCTCGTCCTGGTGCCGTACTTCGTCGGCGAGCGCACCCCGAACCGGCCGGACGCCACCGCGTCGCTGCTCGGCATGACGCCCGGCACGACGGACCGGGCGCACCTGGCCCGTGCCGCGGTGGAGGGCATGCTCTGCGCCCTCGCCGACGGCCTGGCCGCGGTCGAGCGCACCGGCGTCACCGTGGAGCGACTGCTGCTCATCGGTGGGGCCGCGCAGAACGAGGCCGTCCGTGTCGTCGCGGCGCAGGTCTTCGGCCGCGAGGTCCTGGTGCCCGAACCCGGCGAGTACGTCGCCGCGGGTGCTGCGCGGCAGGCGGCGTGGGTCGTCACCGGGGAGCTCCCCGGCTGGTCGATCCCGACGACGTCGATCCCGGCGGACCCGCACCCCGAGGTGCTCGAGCGCTACCGCGCCGCCGTCGGCTGA
- a CDS encoding NAD(P)/FAD-dependent oxidoreductase codes for MSQHFDVIVVGGGPAGLSAALILGRSRRSVLVVDAGEPRNAPAEGVHNLLGQEGTAPRELVRIGRQEVARYGVTVTDGRIVAASATPVTADDPVGFRLTLASGEVVAARRVVVAGGAVDVLPDVPGLAEQWGRGVVHCPFCHGWEVRDRRIGVLVTMAAAAHQVQLFRALSDDVTAFVADPDLLDDTVLAGFAARDIRVVRTPIVRVLSDGDALSGVELADGTVVGLDALAAASRVEARVEWAARLGLTPVDQEVNGTVIGRVLAVDAVGRTDVPGVYAAGNAANAMHTVVVAAAAGSQTGAAVHGDLLQADVAAAVRGRAAEGVDAPFPVR; via the coding sequence ATGTCTCAACACTTCGACGTCATCGTCGTCGGCGGCGGTCCCGCCGGCCTGTCCGCCGCCCTCATCCTCGGGCGCTCGCGCCGCTCCGTCCTGGTCGTCGACGCGGGTGAGCCCCGCAACGCACCCGCCGAGGGCGTCCACAACCTGCTGGGCCAGGAGGGCACCGCACCCCGCGAGCTGGTCCGGATCGGGCGCCAGGAGGTCGCCCGCTACGGGGTCACCGTGACGGACGGGAGGATCGTGGCCGCGTCCGCCACACCCGTCACCGCCGACGACCCGGTCGGTTTCCGGCTGACCCTGGCCTCTGGCGAGGTCGTCGCCGCCCGCCGCGTGGTCGTGGCCGGCGGGGCGGTCGACGTCCTGCCCGACGTCCCGGGGCTGGCGGAGCAGTGGGGCCGCGGGGTCGTGCACTGCCCGTTCTGCCACGGGTGGGAGGTCCGCGACCGCCGGATCGGGGTCCTCGTCACGATGGCGGCGGCCGCGCACCAGGTACAGCTGTTCCGCGCGCTGAGCGACGACGTCACGGCGTTCGTGGCGGATCCCGACCTGCTCGACGACACCGTGCTGGCCGGTTTCGCAGCCCGCGACATCCGGGTGGTCCGGACCCCGATCGTCCGTGTGCTCTCCGACGGCGACGCGCTGTCCGGAGTGGAGCTCGCGGACGGGACCGTCGTCGGGCTCGATGCCCTGGCGGCTGCGAGCCGGGTCGAGGCCCGGGTCGAGTGGGCCGCCCGACTCGGGCTGACACCGGTGGACCAGGAGGTCAACGGCACGGTGATCGGCCGGGTGCTGGCGGTCGACGCGGTCGGACGGACCGACGTGCCCGGCGTGTACGCGGCGGGCAACGCGGCGAACGCGATGCACACCGTGGTCGTCGCGGCAGCGGCGGGGTCGCAGACCGGGGCGGCCGTGCACGGCGACCTGCTGCAGGCGGACGTCGCGGCCGCGGTCCGGGGGCGCGCAGCGGAAGGAGTCGATGCGCCCTTCCCGGTCAGGTGA
- a CDS encoding phosphocholine-specific phospholipase C, translating into MSRPKPEQHAPDVTLGAAPPLAPGATHPAAVRHGVSRRTVLLGGAAAIAAGVAAGSLTGGPSSATAQAATPRHGRHGSIKDVQHVVVLMQENRSFDHYYGTFPGVRGFGDKQAVELPGGTDVFAQPDPTRTDGGVLLPFPLDSANHDAQNAGGLDHSWGGGHTAWNGGAWNRWVTAKSGQTMGYFTGEDLPFHHALASAFTVADHYHCSLIGPTTPNRLFQWSGTINPQGGLGGPATDNPDDYLPVYHWTTYPERLQQAGVTWKTYANAEVGDDGSHPYVGDYGDNPLWLFQQYHDALASKDPAVHDLADRGGLHDGWLPDSGKGLDVQHLLSDFGRDAAANTLPAVSFVVAPYGWSEHPAASPDYGAHYTNAVIQALMSNPDTWASTVLLINYDENDGYFDHVLPPLAEPGTPDEYVAGLPVGYGTRVPLTVVSPWSRGGWVDSQVFDHTSVIRFLETWTGVHEPNISAWRRTISGDLTSCFDFANPDFSIPTPAEVPPLSETQKLVAAADADRGKPKVTEPAVGAQRRPTQEPGTSTRHRSLPYRQSADVAVDRTRGLVTLTMRNDGRQGVSHQVFPNTGLPFVSSPHTVAARSTATYEWDTAAHDGAYDFSVYGPDRFLRRFAGKVVAGSDRDLALPEVTATPRTGRDAGLLLRLGNGGRKPVRFTLTANDFVEHHETVVLAGRHSDAVRWPLDAWGYYDVVVTADDGTGFRYRFAGRVE; encoded by the coding sequence ATGAGCCGGCCGAAGCCCGAGCAGCACGCACCCGACGTCACCCTGGGCGCGGCACCGCCGCTCGCTCCCGGCGCCACGCACCCCGCCGCCGTCCGACACGGCGTCAGCCGCCGGACGGTGCTGCTCGGCGGTGCGGCCGCGATCGCCGCGGGCGTCGCCGCCGGGTCACTGACGGGAGGCCCGTCCTCCGCCACCGCGCAGGCTGCGACTCCGCGACACGGTCGGCACGGATCGATCAAGGACGTGCAGCACGTCGTCGTGCTCATGCAGGAGAACCGGTCCTTCGACCACTACTACGGCACCTTCCCCGGCGTCCGCGGCTTCGGCGACAAGCAGGCCGTCGAACTGCCCGGCGGGACCGACGTCTTCGCCCAGCCCGACCCCACCCGCACCGACGGGGGCGTCCTGCTGCCGTTCCCGCTCGACTCCGCGAACCACGACGCCCAGAACGCCGGCGGACTCGACCACTCGTGGGGTGGCGGGCACACCGCGTGGAACGGCGGTGCGTGGAACCGCTGGGTCACCGCGAAGAGCGGGCAGACGATGGGCTACTTCACCGGCGAGGACCTGCCGTTCCACCACGCGCTGGCCTCGGCGTTCACCGTCGCCGACCACTACCACTGCTCGCTCATCGGACCGACGACCCCGAACCGGCTGTTCCAGTGGTCCGGCACGATCAACCCGCAGGGCGGACTCGGCGGCCCGGCGACCGACAACCCCGACGACTACCTGCCCGTGTACCACTGGACGACCTACCCGGAGCGGCTGCAGCAGGCCGGGGTGACGTGGAAGACCTACGCGAACGCCGAGGTCGGCGACGACGGCTCCCACCCCTACGTCGGCGACTACGGCGACAACCCGCTCTGGCTGTTCCAGCAGTACCACGACGCCCTCGCCTCGAAGGACCCCGCGGTGCACGACCTGGCCGACCGCGGTGGGCTGCACGACGGGTGGCTGCCGGACTCGGGCAAGGGGCTCGACGTGCAGCACCTGCTCAGCGACTTCGGCCGTGACGCCGCCGCGAACACGCTGCCCGCCGTCTCGTTCGTCGTCGCGCCCTACGGCTGGAGCGAACACCCCGCCGCGAGCCCCGACTACGGCGCCCACTACACGAACGCGGTCATCCAGGCGCTGATGAGCAACCCGGACACCTGGGCCAGCACCGTCCTGCTCATCAACTACGACGAGAACGACGGCTACTTCGACCACGTGCTGCCGCCGCTCGCCGAACCCGGGACCCCCGACGAGTACGTCGCCGGACTGCCCGTCGGCTACGGCACCCGCGTGCCGCTGACCGTCGTCTCGCCGTGGTCCCGCGGCGGATGGGTCGACTCGCAGGTGTTCGACCACACGTCGGTGATCCGCTTCCTCGAGACCTGGACCGGCGTCCACGAGCCGAACATCTCCGCCTGGCGCCGGACCATCTCGGGCGACCTGACCTCGTGCTTCGACTTCGCGAACCCGGACTTCTCGATCCCCACCCCGGCCGAGGTCCCGCCGCTCAGCGAGACGCAGAAGCTCGTCGCCGCGGCCGACGCCGACCGTGGCAAGCCGAAGGTCACCGAGCCGGCCGTCGGTGCCCAGCGTCGGCCGACGCAGGAGCCCGGCACCTCGACGCGGCACCGGTCGCTGCCCTACCGGCAGTCCGCGGACGTCGCCGTCGACCGGACCCGCGGCCTCGTGACGCTGACGATGCGCAACGACGGACGGCAGGGTGTCTCGCACCAGGTCTTCCCGAACACCGGGCTGCCGTTCGTGTCCAGCCCGCACACCGTCGCCGCCCGCTCGACCGCCACCTACGAGTGGGACACCGCAGCGCACGACGGTGCCTACGACTTCAGCGTCTACGGTCCGGACCGCTTCCTCCGCCGGTTCGCCGGGAAGGTCGTCGCCGGTTCCGACCGGGACCTGGCACTGCCGGAGGTCACGGCGACGCCGCGCACCGGTCGCGACGCCGGACTGCTCCTGCGACTCGGCAACGGCGGGCGGAAGCCGGTGCGGTTCACCCTCACCGCGAACGACTTCGTCGAGCACCACGAGACCGTCGTGCTCGCCGGACGGCACTCGGACGCGGTGCGGTGGCCGCTCGACGCGTGGGGCTACTACGACGTCGTGGTGACGGCCGACGACGGTACCGGGTTCCGGTACCGGTTCGCTGGCCGAGTGGAGTGA
- a CDS encoding helix-turn-helix domain-containing protein — translation MTPGREARPTEPTTADVVDAVGPRLRALRTRRDVTLAALAERTGISISTLSRLESGQRKPTLELLLPLARAYQVPLDDLVGAPATGDPRVHLKPERHGRRVVIPLTKRTGGVRSFKQLIEPNDHGSDTTLKTHEGYEWLYVLSGRLRLALGDEVFDLGPGEVAEFDTHTPHWVGNVSDQVTEVLCLYGPQGERAHVRSKPA, via the coding sequence ATGACACCCGGCCGGGAGGCACGCCCCACCGAACCGACGACGGCCGACGTCGTCGACGCGGTCGGCCCGCGCCTCCGGGCGCTCCGCACCCGACGCGACGTCACCCTCGCGGCACTCGCAGAGCGGACCGGGATCTCGATCAGCACCCTGTCCCGCCTGGAGTCGGGGCAGCGGAAGCCCACCCTGGAACTGCTGCTGCCACTGGCACGCGCGTACCAGGTGCCGCTCGACGACCTGGTCGGGGCGCCGGCGACCGGCGACCCGCGGGTGCACCTCAAGCCGGAGCGGCACGGTCGCCGCGTGGTGATCCCGCTGACGAAGCGGACCGGGGGAGTGCGGTCGTTCAAGCAGCTCATCGAACCGAACGACCACGGCTCGGACACGACGCTGAAGACGCACGAGGGCTACGAGTGGCTCTACGTGCTCTCCGGCCGGCTCCGACTGGCGCTCGGCGACGAGGTGTTCGACCTCGGCCCGGGTGAGGTCGCCGAGTTCGACACCCACACCCCGCACTGGGTCGGCAACGTCTCGGACCAGGTGACCGAGGTGCTCTGCCTGTACGGGCCGCAGGGGGAGCGGGCGCACGTGCGGTCGAAGCCCGCCTGA
- a CDS encoding fluoride efflux transporter FluC — protein MSEPVGTDPDIDDASTDASTSATPRPVHLRWRYLGLVAVGGAIGTAAREAISTAFPAQHGVSWAIFWINVSGALLLGLLLEHLARRGADAGRRRTMRLLLGTGVLGGFTTYSTLATSTAVLFRDGRGLDGTGYSLLTVLTGAVATGVGIAVAGRIRSNGARA, from the coding sequence ATGTCCGAACCCGTGGGGACCGACCCCGACATCGACGATGCGTCCACCGATGCGTCCACGTCCGCGACACCGCGACCGGTGCACCTGCGGTGGCGCTACCTCGGCCTCGTGGCGGTCGGGGGTGCGATCGGCACCGCCGCGCGCGAAGCGATCAGCACGGCGTTCCCGGCGCAGCACGGAGTGTCGTGGGCGATCTTCTGGATCAACGTCTCCGGTGCGCTCCTGCTGGGGCTGCTGCTCGAGCACCTCGCCCGCCGGGGAGCTGATGCGGGCCGCCGCCGGACGATGCGGCTCCTGCTCGGCACCGGAGTCCTCGGCGGCTTCACCACGTACAGCACCCTCGCGACGAGCACCGCGGTCCTGTTCCGCGACGGCCGCGGGCTCGACGGGACCGGGTACTCGCTGCTGACGGTGCTCACCGGTGCCGTGGCGACCGGTGTCGGCATCGCCGTCGCGGGCCGGATCCGGTCGAACGGAGCGCGGGCATGA
- the xylA gene encoding xylose isomerase gives MAVQPTRDDKFSFGLWTIGYNGSDPFGGPTRPQLDVVEAVEKLDELGAYGLTFHDDDLFAFGSTDAERQTQIDRLKGALESTGVVVPMVTTNLFSAPVFKDGGFTSNDRDVRRFALRKVLRNVDLAAELGAETFVMWGGREGAEYDAAKDVQAALERYREAVNLLAQYVTDKGYGIKFAIEPKPNEPRGDILLPTLGHAIAFIDTLERPELFGVNPEVGHEQMAGLNFTAGIAQALYSGKLFHIDLNGQRGIKYDQDLVFGHGDLQNAFSLVDLLEHGAPQGGRAYDGPRHFDYKPSRTEDITGVWDSAAANMRMYLLLKERAQAFRADPEVQAALEAAKVSELAKPTLNPGESYDAFLADTSAYEDFDTDAYFGGKGFGFVRLQQLAVEHLMGARG, from the coding sequence ATGGCAGTGCAGCCCACCCGCGACGACAAGTTCTCCTTCGGTCTCTGGACCATCGGTTACAACGGCTCGGACCCCTTCGGCGGCCCGACGCGCCCCCAGCTCGACGTGGTCGAGGCGGTCGAGAAGCTCGACGAGCTCGGCGCCTACGGCCTCACCTTCCACGACGACGACCTGTTCGCGTTCGGCTCGACCGACGCCGAGCGGCAGACCCAGATCGACCGCCTCAAGGGCGCGCTCGAGTCGACCGGCGTCGTCGTCCCGATGGTGACCACGAACCTCTTCTCCGCCCCGGTCTTCAAGGACGGCGGCTTCACCTCGAACGACCGCGACGTCCGCCGCTTCGCCCTCCGCAAGGTGCTCCGCAACGTCGACCTCGCCGCCGAGCTCGGCGCCGAGACCTTCGTCATGTGGGGTGGCCGCGAAGGCGCCGAGTACGACGCCGCCAAGGACGTCCAGGCCGCGCTCGAGCGCTACCGCGAGGCCGTCAACCTCCTCGCCCAGTACGTCACCGACAAGGGCTACGGCATCAAGTTCGCCATCGAGCCCAAGCCGAACGAGCCCCGCGGCGACATCCTGCTGCCGACACTCGGCCACGCCATCGCGTTCATCGACACCCTCGAGCGCCCCGAGCTCTTCGGCGTGAACCCCGAGGTCGGCCACGAGCAGATGGCGGGCCTGAACTTCACCGCCGGCATCGCCCAGGCGCTGTACTCGGGCAAGCTCTTCCACATCGACCTCAACGGTCAGCGCGGCATCAAGTACGACCAGGACCTCGTCTTCGGTCACGGTGACCTGCAGAACGCGTTCTCGCTCGTCGACCTGCTCGAGCACGGCGCACCGCAGGGTGGCCGCGCCTACGACGGCCCCCGGCACTTCGACTACAAGCCGAGCCGCACCGAGGACATCACGGGCGTCTGGGACTCGGCCGCCGCGAACATGCGCATGTACCTGCTCCTCAAGGAGCGCGCGCAGGCCTTCCGCGCCGACCCCGAGGTCCAGGCAGCGCTCGAGGCCGCCAAGGTCTCCGAGCTCGCCAAGCCGACGCTGAACCCGGGCGAGAGCTACGACGCGTTCCTCGCCGACACCTCGGCGTACGAGGACTTCGACACCGACGCCTACTTCGGCGGCAAGGGCTTCGGCTTCGTCCGGCTGCAGCAGCTCGCCGTCGAGCACCTGATGGGCGCTCGTGGCTGA
- a CDS encoding LamG domain-containing protein, with protein sequence MNLHRLRDGKVIAVLLVVALAVVIVLNQFAPTRSAFSAKVTNGSNSAGTASYFTCASAVDVDNANALFTYQLTEASNAKTAVDDSGKAANGTYQGSMTTATTTPKACPRDTGGAYVLDGSSSFVSTPTMYRNPTTFSEEVWFRTTVAGGLLIGFGSNQVTVSGQHDRQVYLNTSGQLVFGTYNNTTQVVTSPKAYSDGAWHHVVATMSASTGMRLYADGALVASNAAFTTPETANGYFRVGYDTITGWPGAGAYYFAGSMRFAAVYSSVLSATQVANHYNAGR encoded by the coding sequence GTGAACCTGCACCGACTCCGTGACGGCAAGGTCATCGCCGTCCTGCTCGTCGTCGCGCTCGCCGTCGTCATCGTGTTGAACCAGTTCGCGCCGACCCGGTCCGCCTTCAGCGCGAAGGTGACGAACGGGTCGAACAGCGCCGGTACCGCCAGCTACTTCACCTGCGCGAGTGCGGTCGACGTGGACAACGCCAACGCACTGTTCACCTACCAGCTCACCGAAGCCTCCAACGCGAAGACCGCCGTCGACGACTCCGGCAAGGCCGCGAACGGCACGTACCAGGGGTCGATGACCACGGCGACGACGACCCCCAAGGCCTGCCCCCGCGACACCGGCGGCGCGTACGTGCTGGACGGCTCGTCGAGCTTCGTCTCCACCCCGACCATGTACCGCAACCCGACCACCTTCAGCGAGGAGGTCTGGTTCCGCACCACGGTCGCCGGCGGCCTGCTCATCGGGTTCGGCAGCAACCAGGTCACCGTCTCCGGGCAGCACGACCGCCAGGTGTACCTCAACACCAGCGGGCAGCTCGTCTTCGGTACCTACAACAACACGACGCAGGTCGTCACGTCGCCCAAGGCCTACAGCGACGGAGCCTGGCACCACGTCGTCGCGACGATGTCCGCCTCGACGGGGATGCGGCTCTACGCCGACGGAGCACTCGTCGCCTCGAACGCCGCCTTCACCACCCCGGAGACCGCGAACGGGTACTTCCGCGTCGGCTACGACACGATCACCGGGTGGCCGGGGGCGGGTGCCTACTACTTCGCCGGCTCGATGCGGTTCGCCGCCGTGTACAGCTCGGTGCTCTCCGCCACGCAGGTCGCGAACCACTACAACGCCGGGCGCTGA
- a CDS encoding S26 family signal peptidase, translating to MSLTPAIPLSGTLPRPFLGGRPVSRSETVMAWSVATIAALLLTAAVLFLTNGGRWFVVETPSMGEAAPVGTLVLDMPVQASSLRIGDIVSYWTPANPDVTYTHRVVAIDPDGGIHARGDVNGAEDPWTLTQENLVGSPVLLVPHLGWLFRAAPILLIGTLLIWALTSAFTDRITRGSLRIAGSALTVSYAAFLLKPFVNVTTISNASAKGTVEATVVSSGMFPVRIDAVGGNTVHLVDGEVGRVTIHELSHHGQYQLMSSIDLDPMGWAALIAACLLPLLFCLAFGRVEAVRAA from the coding sequence ATGAGCCTCACCCCGGCCATCCCGCTCAGCGGGACCCTGCCGCGGCCGTTCCTCGGCGGACGCCCGGTCAGCCGCTCCGAGACCGTCATGGCCTGGTCGGTCGCCACGATCGCGGCGCTGCTCCTCACCGCCGCCGTCCTCTTCCTCACCAACGGCGGCCGCTGGTTCGTCGTCGAGACCCCGTCGATGGGTGAAGCCGCCCCCGTCGGCACGCTCGTCCTCGACATGCCGGTGCAGGCGTCGTCCCTCCGGATCGGCGACATCGTGTCCTACTGGACCCCGGCGAACCCCGACGTCACCTACACGCACCGCGTCGTCGCGATCGACCCCGACGGCGGCATCCACGCCCGCGGTGACGTGAACGGTGCCGAGGACCCGTGGACGCTCACCCAGGAGAACCTGGTCGGCTCGCCGGTCCTGCTCGTCCCGCACCTGGGCTGGCTCTTCCGGGCCGCCCCGATCCTCCTGATCGGCACGCTCCTCATCTGGGCCCTGACCAGCGCCTTCACCGACCGGATCACGCGCGGCAGCCTGCGCATCGCCGGCAGCGCGCTCACCGTGTCGTACGCCGCGTTCCTGCTCAAGCCGTTCGTCAACGTCACGACGATCTCGAACGCATCCGCGAAGGGCACCGTCGAGGCGACCGTCGTCTCCTCCGGCATGTTCCCCGTCCGCATCGACGCCGTCGGCGGCAACACCGTGCACCTGGTCGACGGCGAGGTCGGTCGGGTCACCATCCACGAACTCTCCCACCACGGGCAGTACCAGCTGATGTCGAGCATCGACCTCGACCCGATGGGCTGGGCCGCGCTCATCGCCGCCTGCCTGCTGCCGCTGCTGTTCTGCCTGGCGTTCGGCCGCGTCGAGGCGGTGCGTGCCGCGTGA
- a CDS encoding fluoride efflux transporter FluC, which produces MSAVVFLGVAAAGGLGAALRFVLDGAVNRGREFRIPVGTLTINVTGSFLLGVVTGAAGHLGVVPVAVLGTGLLGGYTTFSTASFETVRLARSGRTTAAAVNGLGMLVVSVAAAAAGVALGALT; this is translated from the coding sequence ATGAGCGCGGTGGTCTTCCTCGGCGTCGCGGCTGCCGGCGGTCTCGGTGCGGCGCTGCGCTTCGTCCTGGACGGGGCGGTCAACCGGGGGCGGGAGTTCCGGATCCCGGTCGGGACGCTGACGATCAACGTCACCGGTTCGTTCCTCCTGGGCGTCGTCACCGGCGCCGCCGGGCACCTCGGCGTCGTGCCGGTCGCGGTCCTCGGCACCGGGCTCCTGGGCGGCTACACGACGTTCAGCACCGCCAGCTTCGAGACCGTCCGCCTGGCCCGCAGCGGCCGCACCACGGCCGCCGCGGTCAACGGGCTCGGGATGCTCGTGGTGTCGGTGGCCGCTGCTGCCGCGGGTGTCGCGCTCGGCGCCCTCACCTGA
- a CDS encoding pentapeptide repeat-containing protein, with protein MARKTGVTAPRITLTEPTDLEDWTPGPGDVLTGDRIEGKRIGVLELSGERLPDLEVEECVIETLRAGDAELRGFRIRDSVVEVLDAPVLRAVSGAWREVRIAGGRVGSAELHDSSLAGVEFVGLKLGFVNLRASTLTDVVFRDCVIDEIDIADARLLRVSFPGSTVREFAGTNTRIEDVDLRDADLDRLERLDGLRGATIGGEQLFTLAPLLAAQAGYRVE; from the coding sequence ATGGCACGGAAGACCGGCGTCACGGCGCCCCGCATCACGCTCACCGAACCGACGGACCTGGAGGACTGGACGCCCGGCCCCGGCGACGTCCTGACCGGCGACCGCATCGAGGGCAAGCGCATCGGCGTCCTCGAGCTGTCCGGTGAGCGGCTGCCCGACCTGGAGGTCGAGGAGTGCGTCATCGAGACCCTCCGCGCCGGCGACGCCGAACTCCGTGGCTTCCGGATCCGCGACAGCGTCGTCGAGGTCCTCGACGCCCCCGTGCTCCGCGCCGTCAGCGGTGCCTGGCGGGAGGTCCGGATCGCCGGCGGCCGGGTCGGCTCGGCCGAACTGCACGACAGCTCCCTCGCCGGCGTCGAGTTCGTCGGACTGAAGCTCGGGTTCGTCAACCTCCGCGCCTCGACGCTCACCGACGTGGTCTTCCGCGACTGCGTCATCGACGAGATCGACATCGCGGACGCCCGACTGCTGCGGGTGTCGTTCCCGGGCAGTACCGTGCGGGAGTTCGCGGGCACGAACACCCGCATCGAGGACGTCGACCTGCGGGACGCGGACCTCGACCGCCTGGAGCGGCTGGACGGCCTGCGCGGTGCGACGATCGGCGGCGAGCAGCTGTTCACGCTCGCGCCGCTGCTGGCCGCCCAGGCCGGCTACCGGGTCGAGTGA
- a CDS encoding DUF6314 family protein, which translates to MTGALAPTDLLGQWVLERTVHDRLADLRGTVTGTTELNAVDDDTVRWHETGTMVLGDRTTPVWRTLAVRRGAAAVTGGGPARGGPDAPDGRWRVCFADGRPFHDWVWGARVEHACDPDDYTGLLAGTPERWTVRWHARGPAKDLLLASTLTPMR; encoded by the coding sequence GTGACCGGCGCACTCGCACCCACCGACCTGCTCGGGCAGTGGGTGCTCGAGCGGACGGTGCACGACCGGCTCGCCGACCTGCGCGGCACCGTCACGGGTACGACCGAGCTCAACGCGGTCGACGACGACACCGTGCGCTGGCACGAGACCGGCACGATGGTCCTCGGTGACCGCACGACCCCGGTGTGGCGGACACTGGCGGTCCGGCGCGGCGCGGCCGCGGTCACCGGCGGCGGCCCGGCCCGCGGCGGTCCCGATGCCCCGGACGGCCGGTGGCGGGTCTGCTTCGCCGACGGTCGCCCCTTCCACGACTGGGTGTGGGGAGCTCGCGTCGAGCACGCCTGCGACCCCGACGACTACACGGGCCTGCTCGCCGGGACGCCCGAGCGGTGGACCGTCCGCTGGCACGCACGGGGCCCCGCGAAGGACCTGCTCCTCGCGAGCACGCTCACCCCGATGCGGTGA